The Acidobacteriota bacterium genomic interval CGAGCATCGTGTCGAGGGCGCTCTTGAGGTCGTGCGCGGTCACGGCGTCGGCCTTCATGTTGTCGTCGATCCGCCCGTGGTAGCGGAGGATCCCCTTCGAGTCGACGATGTAGACCTCCGGGGTGACGCTCGCGCCGTACTTGTCGGCGACGACGTTGTCGGCGTCCTTGAGGACCGTGAAGGGGAAGCCGTGCTCCTTCGAGTGGGTCGCGATCGCGGCCGGGGTCTCGGCCTTGTTCGAGTTGATGCCGACGAAGCTGAACCCCTTCGCCTGGTACTCCTTCGCGAGCGCCGCCATCCGATCGTTGTAGGCGTTGCTCACCGGGCACTCGGTGGAGACCCAGATGATGACGGTGGCCTTGCTCGACCGCGTGTCCGCGAGCGAGTGGGACTTGCCCTCAGCGTCGGGAAGGGTGAAGGCCGGCGCTTCCTTGCCGAGGAAGGCGGCCGA includes:
- a CDS encoding thioredoxin family protein, with the protein product MHWNAASVRTPLAAAVVLAALAVIASPVSAAPGESTSAAFLGKEAPAFTLPDAEGKSHSLADTRSSKATVIIWVSTECPVSNAYNDRMAALAKEYQAKGFSFVGINSNKAETPAAIATHSKEHGFPFTVLKDADNVVADKYGASVTPEVYIVDSKGILRYHGRIDDNMKADAVTAHDLKSALDTMLAGQDLAKGESKAFGCSIKRVDKAGA